A segment of the Alistipes communis genome:
TCGAACCGGCCGAGTACGAGCATATCCACCGCAAGTTGGAGGAGACCGAGCGCGAGCGCCAGACCTTCATCGACCGTTTTCTGGCGCCGATCGTCGAGCGGCTCGACCGGCAGGGATTCAACTACCACGTCAAGAGCCGCACGAAGTCGATCTTCTCGATCTGGACGAAGATGCACAAACAGCACGTGCCGTTCGAAGGGGTCTACGACATCTTCGCGCTGCGCATCATCCTCGACTGTCCGCCCGAGGAGGAGAAGACCCAGTGCTGGGCCGTCTACTCGATCGTCACCGACTACTACATCCCCAATACCGAACGGCTGCGCGACTGGATTTCGATCCCCAAGTCCAACGGCTACGAGTCGCTCCACACCACCGTTTCGGCCGGCGGCGGCCGCTGGGTGGAGATTCAGATCCGCACCGAGCGGATGGATGCCGTGGCCGAACGCGGCATCGCGGCGCACTGGCGTTACAAGGGGGTCAATCAGGGGGCGCTCACGAGCGAGATGTGGCTCGGCCGCCTGCGCGAGTTGATGGAGGACACGCCCCACGCGCTGGCGCAGCGGTTCGATTCGCGGCCGTCGTCGGGCGAGATCTTCGTCTTCACGCCCAACGGCGACCTGCGCAAGCTCCCCGAAGGGGCCACGGTACTCGACTTCGCCTTCGATATCCACTCCAATCTGGGATGCAGCTGTTCGGGCGGCAAGATCAACGGCCGCGCCGTGCCGATCAAGGAGACGCTCCATAACGGCGACATCGTCGAGATTCTCACGCAGAAGAACCAGACGCCCAAGGCCGACTGGCTCTCGGCGGTCAAGACCGCCAAGGCGCGCAGCAAGATCAAGGCCTTCATCCGCGAGGAGCAGGCCAAGAGCGCGCGGCTGGGGCGCGAGGAGCTGGAACGCAAGCTCAAAAACTGGAAATTCGGCCTCACGATCGACGAGGCGGTGGGGTATCTGTGCAAATATTACAAGCTCAAAGCGGGAACCGAACTCTACGGGCTGATCGCCACCGAAAAGATCGATCTGTCGACGGTCAAGGAGATTCTCACCCGCTGGCAGTCGGGCGAGGCCGACGAGGAGCGGCGCGCAGCGGCCGCCGCAGCCGAGCAGGCCAAGTTGCAGAACGCCGCCGCGCGGCCCGCGCATTCGACCGACGCGCTCGTGATCGACGACAACATCAACCAGATCGAGTACAAGCTCGCCAAGTGCTGCAACC
Coding sequences within it:
- a CDS encoding RelA/SpoT family protein, with amino-acid sequence METTRYDELRTLVAANFSETTQRLVDEALAYAAECLEKQVRYDGSPLLDHAAGVARIVISEIGLGRNSTLAAILHDVVRLAACGEPGDLMGVTSEIRRRFGDEVLGITVGLSNISKIRLKVSKEQAANFRDLIVSYSEDPRVILIKLADRLEVMRNLRMFPREKWRKKSWESMNLYAQIAHKLGLYSIKSELEDIALSYLEPAEYEHIHRKLEETERERQTFIDRFLAPIVERLDRQGFNYHVKSRTKSIFSIWTKMHKQHVPFEGVYDIFALRIILDCPPEEEKTQCWAVYSIVTDYYIPNTERLRDWISIPKSNGYESLHTTVSAGGGRWVEIQIRTERMDAVAERGIAAHWRYKGVNQGALTSEMWLGRLRELMEDTPHALAQRFDSRPSSGEIFVFTPNGDLRKLPEGATVLDFAFDIHSNLGCSCSGGKINGRAVPIKETLHNGDIVEILTQKNQTPKADWLSAVKTAKARSKIKAFIREEQAKSARLGREELERKLKNWKFGLTIDEAVGYLCKYYKLKAGTELYGLIATEKIDLSTVKEILTRWQSGEADEERRAAAAAAEQAKLQNAAARPAHSTDALVIDDNINQIEYKLAKCCNPIKGDDIFGFVTISSGITIHRTDCPNARRMRENYPYRVIDARWRQTAEGAFRVTIRIVAADTTGMANHITETVIRDLKLNIRSMNLASRGGLLTGTVDVEVPATSVVDTLVHAILRIKGVQKAFRTNG